The Nitrospira sp. genome window below encodes:
- a CDS encoding M23 family metallopeptidase, with product MGQTNLQDNDAFTVVVFRGSTAKPIRFSFSRKLLRRLLVCLGVVILADLLVVSHYVIRTGEVWELTAFRTEAMSAREQTAAFSTAVDDLKKRLGAMNEVNQRLRVMLGIEVPKTGDMANGRGGEEVPIPEGGGNTISGGNEPGPSSSSPRQISEGDQERSSTVGLGSSRDNLRAVASVKEGLEWLSRQATVQELILDELSQAAEQRSSRWASTPSIWPVKGWITSGFGPRISPFTEKPAWHDGLDIGAAPNTPVHAPAQGRITSIGYDPKLGNIVRLDHGFGVETLYGHLAKALVKEGQRVERGDVIALVGSSGLSTGPHLHYMVKLNGQALDPTKYILE from the coding sequence ATGGGTCAAACGAATCTTCAAGACAACGACGCCTTTACCGTTGTAGTGTTTCGAGGTTCCACCGCAAAGCCCATCCGCTTCAGCTTTTCGAGGAAACTCCTTCGTCGATTGCTGGTTTGTCTGGGTGTGGTCATCCTTGCCGATCTCCTCGTGGTTTCACATTATGTCATCAGAACAGGAGAGGTTTGGGAGCTAACGGCTTTCCGTACTGAAGCCATGAGTGCACGAGAGCAGACTGCGGCATTCTCAACCGCCGTTGATGATTTGAAGAAGCGTCTTGGGGCGATGAATGAGGTTAATCAAAGGCTTCGAGTCATGCTGGGTATAGAAGTTCCTAAGACGGGTGATATGGCAAACGGCAGAGGTGGAGAAGAGGTACCGATCCCAGAAGGAGGAGGAAACACGATTTCCGGTGGAAACGAACCAGGGCCTTCATCCAGTTCCCCAAGGCAGATATCCGAAGGCGATCAGGAACGCTCCTCTACCGTCGGCCTAGGGTCATCTCGAGATAACCTCCGGGCCGTTGCATCAGTGAAAGAAGGTCTGGAATGGCTTTCAAGACAAGCAACTGTACAGGAACTTATCCTTGACGAATTGTCACAAGCGGCTGAGCAGCGTTCGTCTCGCTGGGCATCGACGCCCTCAATTTGGCCGGTGAAGGGCTGGATAACGTCGGGATTTGGCCCGCGAATTTCACCTTTCACGGAGAAGCCTGCGTGGCATGATGGATTGGACATCGGGGCCGCCCCGAACACTCCGGTCCATGCTCCAGCCCAAGGAAGAATTACGTCCATAGGCTATGATCCCAAGCTTGGGAACATCGTCCGACTGGATCACGGATTCGGAGTTGAAACGCTTTACGGACACCTTGCGAAGGCCTTGGTAAAGGAAGGCCAGAGGGTCGAGCGTGGCGATGTCATTGCGCTTGTTGGGAGCTCAGGACTGTCCACCGGACCCCACCTGCACTACATGGTGAAATTGAACGGCCAGGCACTTGACCCAACCAAGTACATCTTAGAGTAG
- a CDS encoding divalent-cation tolerance protein CutA, which yields MVAEPIQVLVVMVTAASQDEAGKIADQVVRSRLAACASTIPTVRSTYWWEGKIMNDQESLLLIKTTSDKFNALEETIRKIHSYKVPEIIAVPVSNGFPPYLEWVHQETS from the coding sequence ATGGTGGCTGAACCGATCCAGGTGCTGGTTGTCATGGTCACAGCAGCAAGCCAAGATGAAGCGGGTAAGATTGCCGACCAAGTGGTACGCTCCCGCCTCGCAGCTTGCGCTTCGACGATTCCGACAGTGCGCTCAACTTACTGGTGGGAAGGAAAGATAATGAATGACCAGGAGTCACTGCTTCTGATCAAGACAACTTCTGATAAATTCAATGCGCTCGAAGAAACAATACGGAAGATTCATTCGTACAAGGTCCCGGAAATAATAGCGGTTCCGGTGAGTAATGGGTTTCCACCTTATCTTGAGTGGGTTCACCAAGAGACATCCTAG
- a CDS encoding M20/M25/M40 family metallo-hydrolase: protein MVSERRLRKFVSESRPRFEDLLGQMVEVPSISMESSRAGDMRRMADLARQYLAGLDAKVQVVETGGYPIVSGGWTTGGQYPTVTIYNHLDVQPAQEPEWRQAPFTFKNENGIYRGRGATDDKGPALTAMFGARFAIEQGWPINIRFLWELEEEIGSPHFAAGLRHPSVIPRPDSVVVSDTIWIAKGRPAVPYGLRGLVGARLILRTGAKDAHSGVTGGAARNPLAELIEVANTCVDARTGRVKIPGFYDDVIGPTKSEIKNFLKSGFEVERFKKAYGFRSLRTQNPAEIMTRIWASPTFEIHGLSGGYHGQGVKTIVPGHAELKVSMRLVPNQVPERMFALFKAHVAKVNPSVKVEREGLLHPFKGSFDGSYVDCVKRAVTAGFGRDPAFVREGGSIGAVVAMQKAWKVPILFIGLSLPEHGYHAPNEYYDWGQALGGMKTFAHYFLEIAKMGKI, encoded by the coding sequence AGGTTTGAGGATCTGTTGGGACAGATGGTGGAGGTGCCGTCAATCAGTATGGAATCATCCCGTGCGGGTGATATGCGACGGATGGCTGACCTTGCGAGGCAGTACCTGGCCGGACTGGATGCCAAGGTGCAAGTCGTAGAGACAGGAGGATACCCAATTGTCTCCGGAGGATGGACCACAGGCGGCCAGTATCCGACTGTCACCATCTACAACCATCTGGACGTGCAACCGGCGCAGGAGCCGGAATGGAGGCAGGCGCCGTTTACCTTTAAGAATGAAAACGGCATCTATCGAGGGCGCGGAGCGACCGATGACAAGGGGCCGGCTCTCACGGCGATGTTCGGCGCTCGATTTGCCATCGAACAAGGTTGGCCGATCAACATCCGATTCTTGTGGGAACTGGAAGAAGAGATTGGAAGTCCACACTTTGCCGCCGGGCTTAGACACCCTAGCGTGATTCCGCGACCGGATTCCGTGGTTGTGTCCGATACGATCTGGATTGCCAAGGGGCGACCTGCTGTGCCATACGGCTTGCGGGGCTTGGTGGGTGCACGCCTCATCCTGCGTACCGGAGCCAAAGACGCACATTCAGGTGTGACCGGAGGAGCGGCTCGCAATCCATTGGCTGAATTGATCGAAGTGGCGAACACCTGCGTTGATGCCAGGACCGGCAGGGTAAAGATACCGGGTTTCTATGACGATGTGATCGGGCCCACGAAGAGCGAGATCAAGAATTTCCTCAAGTCTGGCTTCGAAGTGGAACGTTTCAAGAAAGCTTATGGGTTTCGGTCGCTTCGTACGCAGAATCCTGCGGAGATCATGACACGGATCTGGGCATCTCCCACCTTCGAGATCCATGGACTCAGCGGGGGATATCACGGACAGGGTGTTAAAACGATTGTGCCAGGTCATGCGGAACTCAAGGTCAGCATGCGCCTGGTTCCCAACCAAGTACCCGAAAGAATGTTTGCCCTGTTCAAAGCGCATGTTGCCAAGGTCAATCCAAGCGTGAAGGTTGAGCGAGAGGGCTTGCTCCATCCCTTCAAGGGCAGTTTTGACGGATCTTACGTAGATTGTGTGAAACGCGCCGTAACGGCTGGGTTTGGCAGGGATCCCGCCTTTGTGCGAGAAGGAGGATCAATCGGTGCAGTGGTCGCCATGCAGAAAGCCTGGAAGGTGCCGATCCTTTTCATAGGTCTGAGTCTGCCCGAGCATGGATATCACGCTCCCAACGAATATTACGACTGGGGCCAGGCCTTGGGAGGAATGAAGACATTTGCTCATTACTTCTTGGAGATAGCAAAGATGGGGAAGATATAA